The Plantactinospora sp. KBS50 sequence GGTCCAGGTCGTGGTTGGTGCACCACCGGAGGAAGACACGCAGGTCCGACTCGGTGTGAACGCGGGTCTGGCCACGGTAGCGGCCCAGGAAGGCCGATACCGCGGCGTGTACGACGAGTTGGCCGGTCGGTACGACACGGGAGACGGGAGCAGGAGAGGTAGCGCCTCGTCCTTGGACGTTGGCCGTGTAATCCGTCGGTTCGGCGGCCGTTTCGGGCAGGCTGTCCCTCTCGCTGTTGGTGTGGGAGGTGATGCCGGGTGGGACGACGCCCGGAAGTGTTCGTGCGGGCGCTGTCGATGGCCGAGGGCCAGCGGCTGCAGAAGATCACGCGGACCGCGAAGAACCCGGTCAAGCTGCGCCGGGCGATCGTGGTTCTGATGTCCGGCCAGGGCCAGCCGGTGCCCGACATCGCGTACCTGCTCAAGGCCACCGAGGACTACGTCCGCGACGTGGTCCACGCGTTCAACGAGCGGGGGTTCGACGCGCTGGACCCAAAATGGACAGGGGGCACACCGAACAAGATCAATGAGCAGACCCGCGACTGGATCTGCGTGATCGCCCGGTGTGACCCCCGCTTCCTCGGCCAGCCGATTGCGACCTGGTCGCTGTCCAAGCTGCGTGACTACCTGATCGCCACCGGCCAAGTGGACACGATCAGCATCGAGACCGTCCGGCGGATCCTGCACGAACGCGGCGTCACCTGGCAGACGTCGAAGACGTGGAAGGCCAGCAACGACCCGGACTTCACCGCCAAGATGCGCCGGGTCCTCGACCTCTACGACCATCCACCGGCCGGCGGCCGGGTCATCTGCGTCGACGAGTTCGGGCCGCTGAACCTGCAGCCCCGGCCGGGCAAAGCCTGGAAACCGCAGGGCAAACCGGTCCGACTCCGGGCGACGTACCACCGTGACCACGGTGTCCGGCACATGATCGCCAGCCTCGACCTGGCCACCGGACGAATCCACTACCGGATCCGGGACCGGAAACGATCGAGCGAGTTCCTCGACTTCCTCAAGAGCCTGCGGCGCCGCTGGCCAGGACAGACGCTGCACCTGATCCTGGACAACTTCTCCCCACACAAGCACCCCACCGTCCGGGCCTGGTGCCAGGCCAACGACGTTGAGCTGGTCTTCCTGCCGACCTACAGCTCCTGGCTGAACTGGATCGAAGCCGAGTTCGCCGCTTTGCGCTACTTCACCCTCAACGGCACCGACCACCGCACCCACGCCGAACAGGACACCGCGATCGGTGACTACATCCGCTGGCACAACCAGCAGGCCCGCCCGAAAACGGGATACGCGACCAAATCCAAGATCCGCCACCCGGATTACCCCTTCAAGGCCGCATGACGAGGCAGTAGCCATATATCACCGTGCGTCACCACCGGTGATGAACGCCAGTGCACCCGGTGCGGCATGAGAGTGCGTGCGGAGTCTCGGCCGACCGGCCCAGCCCATTTGGCGTTGCGGTCCCTCGGCGGACGGCAATTCGGTTGGCCCTAGCAGAAAATCTGGCTAATATGCGTCACGCAGAGGGCGGCATGAGAAAGCGACGAGCAAGATGAGGTGATCCGGATATGAGTGGCTGGAAGATTCCGGAGCGCGAGTCAATATCAACTTCAAATGCACGCATGGAGGAACTTTATTCCTCAATAGAATCGCATATCACCAACCAGCACGTCGTTTCGCGTGCCGTCCTCAAGGAATTCGCGGCCCCTGGACGGGATAGCCGAGGATGGGAACTGATTCCGTACGACGTGAAGCTTCGGAAGCATAAAGGCTCTTCGAAGTTGAGCGGGGTGCGCTGATCGATCCGGCCCGGAGATGAGGGCTCGCAGCCCTTGGGTGATCATCTGAGTGTCGAGTTCGGATGATCACAAGTAAAGAGCTGCGAGC is a genomic window containing:
- a CDS encoding IS630 family transposase, which codes for MGRRPEVFVRALSMAEGQRLQKITRTAKNPVKLRRAIVVLMSGQGQPVPDIAYLLKATEDYVRDVVHAFNERGFDALDPKWTGGTPNKINEQTRDWICVIARCDPRFLGQPIATWSLSKLRDYLIATGQVDTISIETVRRILHERGVTWQTSKTWKASNDPDFTAKMRRVLDLYDHPPAGGRVICVDEFGPLNLQPRPGKAWKPQGKPVRLRATYHRDHGVRHMIASLDLATGRIHYRIRDRKRSSEFLDFLKSLRRRWPGQTLHLILDNFSPHKHPTVRAWCQANDVELVFLPTYSSWLNWIEAEFAALRYFTLNGTDHRTHAEQDTAIGDYIRWHNQQARPKTGYATKSKIRHPDYPFKAA